One Notolabrus celidotus isolate fNotCel1 chromosome 18, fNotCel1.pri, whole genome shotgun sequence DNA window includes the following coding sequences:
- the si:dkey-220f10.4 gene encoding tubby protein homolog isoform X1, with translation MCVGIDWIGKSVVWQFVVTAATSVFGCFRLDMEEPDIRQLKLDNQRTLLMKKQQKKRADAQMVVANRDARQKNRKQKVVCSDETPLLISQSPSNASLTDQVEHAHDNPLDEITLGECDMTVSTTVDGQPSEKRVTLMTMKLEDNKEPVMKSEVEDDAQVEGNKTKKKDVKKEKAKQIEHSDEKEKETEKEKEKREKKTKKKEKLKESEDPQKTNKTTKQERKKKHLKEADVEEGSSPNENKRDESDNEVEDSQRPVPQSPKRKKQLDTTRCQISAESKDEEIERKEKKEKKANKSDKTTHSLASLNSNYRESSSSGSESYERSTSTMSVEDLEKFALRPAPRDVTIQCRVTRDRRGMEKGIYPTYYLHMEKEDGKRVFLMAGRKRKKCKTSNYLISTDATDLSRDTNCYIGKLRSNVLGTKFTVYDGGENPEKKPFIKESEAVRQELAAVCYETNVLGFKGPRKMTVIIPGMLENDERVSICPKSDLETLLVRHANNNTEKLVTLVNKSPSWNEQTQSYVLNFHGRVTQASVKNFQIIHPDNEDYIVMQFGRVAEDVFSMDYSFPLCALQAFAITLSSFDGKLACE, from the exons ATGTGTGTCGGTATAGACTGGATAGGTAAGTCAGTTGTATGGCAATTTGTAGTGACCGCTGCTACTTCCGTGTTTGGATGCTTTCGCCTGG ACATGGAGGAGCCTGATATTCGGCAACTGAAGCTGGACAACCAG CGTACCCTTCTAATGAAAAAGCAGCAAAAGAAGAGGGCTGATGCTCAAATGGTTGTGGCCAATCGAGATGCTCGGCAAAAGAACCGAAAGCAGAAAGTTGTTTGCTCTGATGAGACACCTCTGTTGATCAGCCAATCACCAAGCAACGCTTCTCTGACTG ATCAAGTTGAGCATGCCCACGATAACCCACTGGATGAGATCACgctgggtgaatgtgacatgacaGTGAGCACAACAGTGGATGGGCAGCCTTCAGAAAAACGTGTTACTCTGATGACAATGAAGCTGGAGGACAACAAGGAGCCAGTGATGAAGAGTGAGGTGGAGGATGATGCTCAGGTGGAAgggaataaaacaaagaagaaggacgtaaagaaagaaaaggccaAAC AGATTGAACACAGtgatgaaaaggaaaaagagacagaaaaagaaaaggagaaaagggagaaaaaaacaaagaaaaaagaaaaactaaaggAATCTGAGGACCCAcagaagacaaataaaacaaccaaacaagAGCGCAAAA AGAAGCACCTAAAGGAGGCAGATGTGGAGGAAGGAAGCAGTCCAAACGAGAACAAACGTGATGAAAGTGATAATGAAGTGGAGGATTCCCAAAGGCCAGTCCCTCAATCgccaaagaggaaaaaacaacttGACACAA CCCGGTGCCAAATAAGTGCTGAGAGCAAAGATGAAGAAAttgaaagaaaggagaagaaggaaaaaaaggcaaacaaaTCAGATAAAACAACGCACAGTCTAGCATCTCTAAACTCAAACTACAGAGAGAGTTCATCCTCGGGGAGTGAATCATATGAAAGG TCAACATCTACAATGTCAGTGGAGGATCTGGAGAAGTTTGCATTGCGTCCGGCCCCCAGAGATGTGACAATTCAATGCAGGGTCACCAGAGACaggagagggatggagaagGGCATTTACCCGACTTACTACCTGCACATGGAGAAGGAGGACGGCAAGAGG GTGTTCCTAATGGCGGGCAGGAAAAGGAAGAAGTGCAAAACGTCCAACTATCTCATCTCCACTGACGCAACAGATCTGTCCAGGGACACAAACTGCTATATTGGAAAACTgag GTCCAACGTTTTGGGTACAAAGTTCACAGTCTATGATGGAGGTGAAAACCCAGAGAAGAAGCCTTTCATTAAAGAGAGTGAAGCAGTGCGACAAGAGCTGGCAGCAGTTTGCTAT GAGACAAATGTGCTGGGCTTTAAAGGCCCCCGGAAAATGACTGTGATAATCCCTGGAATGCTGGAGAATGATGAAAGAGTGTCCATTTGTCCCAAAAGT GATCTTGAGACTCTACTGGTGCGCcatgccaacaacaacacagagaaacTGGTCACACTGGTGAACAAATCCCCAAGCTGGAACGAACAGACTCAGTCGTATGTGCTGAACTTTCATGGACGTGTCACCCAGGCCTCTGTCAAGAACTTCCAGATCATCCACCCTGACAATG AGGACTACATAGTGATGCAGTTTGGCCGTGTAGCCGAGGATGTCTTCTCCATGGACTACAGTTTCCCCCTATGTGCCCTGCAAGCCTTTGCCATCACCCTGTCATCATTTGATGGTAAACTGGCATGTGAGTGA
- the si:dkey-220f10.4 gene encoding tubby protein homolog isoform X2 → MCVGIDWIDMEEPDIRQLKLDNQRTLLMKKQQKKRADAQMVVANRDARQKNRKQKVVCSDETPLLISQSPSNASLTDQVEHAHDNPLDEITLGECDMTVSTTVDGQPSEKRVTLMTMKLEDNKEPVMKSEVEDDAQVEGNKTKKKDVKKEKAKQIEHSDEKEKETEKEKEKREKKTKKKEKLKESEDPQKTNKTTKQERKKKHLKEADVEEGSSPNENKRDESDNEVEDSQRPVPQSPKRKKQLDTTRCQISAESKDEEIERKEKKEKKANKSDKTTHSLASLNSNYRESSSSGSESYERSTSTMSVEDLEKFALRPAPRDVTIQCRVTRDRRGMEKGIYPTYYLHMEKEDGKRVFLMAGRKRKKCKTSNYLISTDATDLSRDTNCYIGKLRSNVLGTKFTVYDGGENPEKKPFIKESEAVRQELAAVCYETNVLGFKGPRKMTVIIPGMLENDERVSICPKSDLETLLVRHANNNTEKLVTLVNKSPSWNEQTQSYVLNFHGRVTQASVKNFQIIHPDNEDYIVMQFGRVAEDVFSMDYSFPLCALQAFAITLSSFDGKLACE, encoded by the exons ATGTGTGTCGGTATAGACTGGATAG ACATGGAGGAGCCTGATATTCGGCAACTGAAGCTGGACAACCAG CGTACCCTTCTAATGAAAAAGCAGCAAAAGAAGAGGGCTGATGCTCAAATGGTTGTGGCCAATCGAGATGCTCGGCAAAAGAACCGAAAGCAGAAAGTTGTTTGCTCTGATGAGACACCTCTGTTGATCAGCCAATCACCAAGCAACGCTTCTCTGACTG ATCAAGTTGAGCATGCCCACGATAACCCACTGGATGAGATCACgctgggtgaatgtgacatgacaGTGAGCACAACAGTGGATGGGCAGCCTTCAGAAAAACGTGTTACTCTGATGACAATGAAGCTGGAGGACAACAAGGAGCCAGTGATGAAGAGTGAGGTGGAGGATGATGCTCAGGTGGAAgggaataaaacaaagaagaaggacgtaaagaaagaaaaggccaAAC AGATTGAACACAGtgatgaaaaggaaaaagagacagaaaaagaaaaggagaaaagggagaaaaaaacaaagaaaaaagaaaaactaaaggAATCTGAGGACCCAcagaagacaaataaaacaaccaaacaagAGCGCAAAA AGAAGCACCTAAAGGAGGCAGATGTGGAGGAAGGAAGCAGTCCAAACGAGAACAAACGTGATGAAAGTGATAATGAAGTGGAGGATTCCCAAAGGCCAGTCCCTCAATCgccaaagaggaaaaaacaacttGACACAA CCCGGTGCCAAATAAGTGCTGAGAGCAAAGATGAAGAAAttgaaagaaaggagaagaaggaaaaaaaggcaaacaaaTCAGATAAAACAACGCACAGTCTAGCATCTCTAAACTCAAACTACAGAGAGAGTTCATCCTCGGGGAGTGAATCATATGAAAGG TCAACATCTACAATGTCAGTGGAGGATCTGGAGAAGTTTGCATTGCGTCCGGCCCCCAGAGATGTGACAATTCAATGCAGGGTCACCAGAGACaggagagggatggagaagGGCATTTACCCGACTTACTACCTGCACATGGAGAAGGAGGACGGCAAGAGG GTGTTCCTAATGGCGGGCAGGAAAAGGAAGAAGTGCAAAACGTCCAACTATCTCATCTCCACTGACGCAACAGATCTGTCCAGGGACACAAACTGCTATATTGGAAAACTgag GTCCAACGTTTTGGGTACAAAGTTCACAGTCTATGATGGAGGTGAAAACCCAGAGAAGAAGCCTTTCATTAAAGAGAGTGAAGCAGTGCGACAAGAGCTGGCAGCAGTTTGCTAT GAGACAAATGTGCTGGGCTTTAAAGGCCCCCGGAAAATGACTGTGATAATCCCTGGAATGCTGGAGAATGATGAAAGAGTGTCCATTTGTCCCAAAAGT GATCTTGAGACTCTACTGGTGCGCcatgccaacaacaacacagagaaacTGGTCACACTGGTGAACAAATCCCCAAGCTGGAACGAACAGACTCAGTCGTATGTGCTGAACTTTCATGGACGTGTCACCCAGGCCTCTGTCAAGAACTTCCAGATCATCCACCCTGACAATG AGGACTACATAGTGATGCAGTTTGGCCGTGTAGCCGAGGATGTCTTCTCCATGGACTACAGTTTCCCCCTATGTGCCCTGCAAGCCTTTGCCATCACCCTGTCATCATTTGATGGTAAACTGGCATGTGAGTGA
- the si:dkey-220f10.4 gene encoding tubby protein homolog isoform X3 produces the protein MEEPDIRQLKLDNQRTLLMKKQQKKRADAQMVVANRDARQKNRKQKVVCSDETPLLISQSPSNASLTDQVEHAHDNPLDEITLGECDMTVSTTVDGQPSEKRVTLMTMKLEDNKEPVMKSEVEDDAQVEGNKTKKKDVKKEKAKQIEHSDEKEKETEKEKEKREKKTKKKEKLKESEDPQKTNKTTKQERKKKHLKEADVEEGSSPNENKRDESDNEVEDSQRPVPQSPKRKKQLDTTRCQISAESKDEEIERKEKKEKKANKSDKTTHSLASLNSNYRESSSSGSESYERSTSTMSVEDLEKFALRPAPRDVTIQCRVTRDRRGMEKGIYPTYYLHMEKEDGKRVFLMAGRKRKKCKTSNYLISTDATDLSRDTNCYIGKLRSNVLGTKFTVYDGGENPEKKPFIKESEAVRQELAAVCYETNVLGFKGPRKMTVIIPGMLENDERVSICPKSDLETLLVRHANNNTEKLVTLVNKSPSWNEQTQSYVLNFHGRVTQASVKNFQIIHPDNEDYIVMQFGRVAEDVFSMDYSFPLCALQAFAITLSSFDGKLACE, from the exons ATGGAGGAGCCTGATATTCGGCAACTGAAGCTGGACAACCAG CGTACCCTTCTAATGAAAAAGCAGCAAAAGAAGAGGGCTGATGCTCAAATGGTTGTGGCCAATCGAGATGCTCGGCAAAAGAACCGAAAGCAGAAAGTTGTTTGCTCTGATGAGACACCTCTGTTGATCAGCCAATCACCAAGCAACGCTTCTCTGACTG ATCAAGTTGAGCATGCCCACGATAACCCACTGGATGAGATCACgctgggtgaatgtgacatgacaGTGAGCACAACAGTGGATGGGCAGCCTTCAGAAAAACGTGTTACTCTGATGACAATGAAGCTGGAGGACAACAAGGAGCCAGTGATGAAGAGTGAGGTGGAGGATGATGCTCAGGTGGAAgggaataaaacaaagaagaaggacgtaaagaaagaaaaggccaAAC AGATTGAACACAGtgatgaaaaggaaaaagagacagaaaaagaaaaggagaaaagggagaaaaaaacaaagaaaaaagaaaaactaaaggAATCTGAGGACCCAcagaagacaaataaaacaaccaaacaagAGCGCAAAA AGAAGCACCTAAAGGAGGCAGATGTGGAGGAAGGAAGCAGTCCAAACGAGAACAAACGTGATGAAAGTGATAATGAAGTGGAGGATTCCCAAAGGCCAGTCCCTCAATCgccaaagaggaaaaaacaacttGACACAA CCCGGTGCCAAATAAGTGCTGAGAGCAAAGATGAAGAAAttgaaagaaaggagaagaaggaaaaaaaggcaaacaaaTCAGATAAAACAACGCACAGTCTAGCATCTCTAAACTCAAACTACAGAGAGAGTTCATCCTCGGGGAGTGAATCATATGAAAGG TCAACATCTACAATGTCAGTGGAGGATCTGGAGAAGTTTGCATTGCGTCCGGCCCCCAGAGATGTGACAATTCAATGCAGGGTCACCAGAGACaggagagggatggagaagGGCATTTACCCGACTTACTACCTGCACATGGAGAAGGAGGACGGCAAGAGG GTGTTCCTAATGGCGGGCAGGAAAAGGAAGAAGTGCAAAACGTCCAACTATCTCATCTCCACTGACGCAACAGATCTGTCCAGGGACACAAACTGCTATATTGGAAAACTgag GTCCAACGTTTTGGGTACAAAGTTCACAGTCTATGATGGAGGTGAAAACCCAGAGAAGAAGCCTTTCATTAAAGAGAGTGAAGCAGTGCGACAAGAGCTGGCAGCAGTTTGCTAT GAGACAAATGTGCTGGGCTTTAAAGGCCCCCGGAAAATGACTGTGATAATCCCTGGAATGCTGGAGAATGATGAAAGAGTGTCCATTTGTCCCAAAAGT GATCTTGAGACTCTACTGGTGCGCcatgccaacaacaacacagagaaacTGGTCACACTGGTGAACAAATCCCCAAGCTGGAACGAACAGACTCAGTCGTATGTGCTGAACTTTCATGGACGTGTCACCCAGGCCTCTGTCAAGAACTTCCAGATCATCCACCCTGACAATG AGGACTACATAGTGATGCAGTTTGGCCGTGTAGCCGAGGATGTCTTCTCCATGGACTACAGTTTCCCCCTATGTGCCCTGCAAGCCTTTGCCATCACCCTGTCATCATTTGATGGTAAACTGGCATGTGAGTGA
- the LOC117829771 gene encoding interleukin-21 receptor isoform X1 yields MSGPCEMMVWCSPPRLKLMLPMVLLVVFTNTVSLHGNTVTAVNHNLQCVSDYESLINCSLNIAPSPNSSESNSSYWLTVMETDEKERCVCMLVKNGADYFCSVQISNPMTDSDFESNEFLEQDIFEISLCHDQNDGVENCDLLTAKFIPFKNIKPNPPCCLTLSHQSGQHLFTWESTYEKYSLITTMAEELMFQLHFYKRGDEFSIISHRIINTDITNYSVADDKFLSDTEYCARVRSSPNQEYFEGQWSSWSSEIYWRTKPDVNVNTFMSGLGKKVFITLSVMVLLALLLCYGQVKKWRQSSFIPTPAPYFHTLYSDCHGDFKSWVVTQENTSDMLEVKETLQIDTLTKCAVVQEEKVEEEEERSQPPCQQHFIEGSTYSNIINPGCDTSLLGVPYAVSTMSPLSDPGGSRKSLTFSSPPGSPTEGDSGCWLSSHTSLERDPHWYCNEYCTLTAFQLISPVTAMKSCTNREEQSGCQY; encoded by the exons ATGTCTGGACCGTGTGAGATGATGGTTTGGTGCTCTCCACCAAGGCTGAAGCTGATGCTGCCGATGGTGTTGCTGGTGGTTTTCACCAACACTGTCTCTCTGCATGGAAATACTGTCACAG CTGTGAACCACAATCTTCAGTGTGTGAGCGACTATGAATCCCTCATCAACTGCTCCCTGAACATCGCGCCATCTCCGAACAGCTCAGAGAGCAACAGCTCCTACTGGCTCACCGTCATGGAAACAGATGAAAA agaaagatgtgtgtgtatgctggtAAAGAACGGTGCAGATTACTTCTGTTCAGTTCAAATATCCAATCCCATGACTGATAGTGACTTTGAATCAAACGAATTCCTGGAACAAGATATCTTTGAAATCTCACTCTGTCACGACCAAAATGATGGGGTCGAAAACTGTGATCTGCTGACAGCAAAATTCATTCCTTTCAAAAACA TTAAACCAAACCCACCGTGCTGCCTTACATTGAGTCACCAGTCCGGTCAGCACCTCTTCACCTGGGAGAGCACTTATGAGAAATACAGTCTGATCACCACCATGGCTGAAGAACTGATGTTTCAGCTCCACTTCTACAAAAGAGGAGACGAATTCAGT aTCATATCACACAGGATTATCAACACAGACATAACAAATTATTCTGTGGCTGATGATAAGTTTCTGTCCGACACTGAATACTGTGCCAGAGTGCGCTCCAGTCCTAACCAGGAGTATTTTGAGGGCCAGTGGAGCAGCTGGTCTTCTGAGATTTACTGGAGGACTAAACCAGATGTAAATG TAAACACATTTATGTCTGGGCTGGGTAAGAAGGTGTTTATCACCTTAAGTGTGATGGTGCTGCTTGCCTTACTTCTCTGCTATGGTCAAGTTAAAAA GTGGAGACAAAGTTCCTTCATCCCAACTCCAGCCCCTTATTTTCACACCCTATACAGTGACTGCCACGGAGATTTCAAG AGCTGGGTGGTTACACAAGAAAACACGTCAGACATGCTGGAAGTAAAGGAAACACTCCAAATAGACACACTAACCAAGTGTGCAGTAGTCCaggaggagaaggtggaggaggaggaggaaaggagtcAGCCTCCATGTCAGCAACATTTCATTGAGGGCAGCACGTACAGCAACATCATCAACCCAGGGTGTGATACCTCTCTGCTGGGTGTCCCTTATGCTGTGAGCACCATGTCTCCTCTGTCAGATCCAGGGGGTTCGCGCAAGAGTCTGACCTTCAGCTCACCACCTGGTAGTCCTACAGAGGGAGACTCAGGGTGCTGGCTCAGCAGCCACACATCCCTCGAGAGGGACCCTCACTGGTACTGCAACGAATATTGCACCCTGACCGCCTTCCAACTGATCAGCCCAGTCACAGCAATGAAATCCTGCACCAACAGGGAGGAGCAGAGTGGGTGCCAGTACTGA
- the LOC117829771 gene encoding interleukin-9 receptor isoform X2, protein MSGPCEMMVWCSPPRLKLMLPMVLLVVFTNTVSLHGNTVTAVNHNLQCVSDYESLINCSLNIAPSPNSSESNSSYWLTVMETDEKERCVCMLVKNGADYFCSVQISNPMTDSDFESNEFLEQDIFEISLCHDQNDGVENCDLLTAKFIPFKNIKPNPPCCLTLSHQSGQHLFTWESTYEKYSLITTMAEELMFQLHFYKRGDEFSIISHRIINTDITNYSVADDKFLSDTEYCARVRSSPNQEYFEGQWSSWSSEIYWRTKPDVNVNTFMSGLGKKVFITLSVMVLLALLLCYGQVKKWRQSSFIPTPAPYFHTLYSDCHGDFKIQGVRARV, encoded by the exons ATGTCTGGACCGTGTGAGATGATGGTTTGGTGCTCTCCACCAAGGCTGAAGCTGATGCTGCCGATGGTGTTGCTGGTGGTTTTCACCAACACTGTCTCTCTGCATGGAAATACTGTCACAG CTGTGAACCACAATCTTCAGTGTGTGAGCGACTATGAATCCCTCATCAACTGCTCCCTGAACATCGCGCCATCTCCGAACAGCTCAGAGAGCAACAGCTCCTACTGGCTCACCGTCATGGAAACAGATGAAAA agaaagatgtgtgtgtatgctggtAAAGAACGGTGCAGATTACTTCTGTTCAGTTCAAATATCCAATCCCATGACTGATAGTGACTTTGAATCAAACGAATTCCTGGAACAAGATATCTTTGAAATCTCACTCTGTCACGACCAAAATGATGGGGTCGAAAACTGTGATCTGCTGACAGCAAAATTCATTCCTTTCAAAAACA TTAAACCAAACCCACCGTGCTGCCTTACATTGAGTCACCAGTCCGGTCAGCACCTCTTCACCTGGGAGAGCACTTATGAGAAATACAGTCTGATCACCACCATGGCTGAAGAACTGATGTTTCAGCTCCACTTCTACAAAAGAGGAGACGAATTCAGT aTCATATCACACAGGATTATCAACACAGACATAACAAATTATTCTGTGGCTGATGATAAGTTTCTGTCCGACACTGAATACTGTGCCAGAGTGCGCTCCAGTCCTAACCAGGAGTATTTTGAGGGCCAGTGGAGCAGCTGGTCTTCTGAGATTTACTGGAGGACTAAACCAGATGTAAATG TAAACACATTTATGTCTGGGCTGGGTAAGAAGGTGTTTATCACCTTAAGTGTGATGGTGCTGCTTGCCTTACTTCTCTGCTATGGTCAAGTTAAAAA GTGGAGACAAAGTTCCTTCATCCCAACTCCAGCCCCTTATTTTCACACCCTATACAGTGACTGCCACGGAGATTTCAAG ATCCAGGGGGTTCGCGCAAGAGTCTGA
- the ube2ib gene encoding SUMO-conjugating enzyme UBC9-A: protein MSGIALSRLAQERKAWRKDHPFGFVAVPTKNPDGTLNLMNWECAIPGKKGTPWEGGLFKLRMLFKDDYPSSPPKCKFEPPLFHPNVYPSGTVCLSILEEDKDWRPAITIKQILLGIQELLNEPNIQDPAQAEAYTIYCQNRVEYEKRVRAQAKKFSPS from the exons ATGTCAGGCATTGCATTGAGCCGGCTTGCTCAGGAGCGCAAGGCATGGCGGAAGGACCATCCCTTT GGATTTGTTGCTGTACCAACAAAAAACCCAGATGGAACCTTGAATCTCATGAATTGGGAATGTGCTATTCCTGGCAAGAAGGGG ACTCCGTGGGAAGGAGGCCTGTTCAAACTGCGCATGTTGTTCAAGGATGACTATCCTTCATCACCACCGAAAT GTAAATTTGAGCCTCCACTCTTTCATCCAAACGTGTACCCATCAGGCACAGTATGCCTATCTATTCTAGAGGAGGACAAGGACTGGAGACCAGCCATCACAATAAAGCAG ATCTTATTAGGTATACAAGAACTCCTAAATGAACCAAATATCCAGGATCCAGCCCAAGCAGAAGCTTACACAATCTACTG ccaaAACAGAGTAGAATACGAAAAAAGAGTTCGAGCACAAGCCAAAAAGTTCTCCCCCTCGTAA